TATGTACTGTTCTTTACCTATGCCATTATACAATCAATTGTCCGCAATATTACAACTAACTGTTTATGGTGTCCGccttaatttcttttcaccgaaatctcaattttatccacAAGTAATATGCAAACTCAAAGAATTtgcaatataatttttcaacatattatatataaacacgTTGGACATATCATTACTTATCATAGATCTCATAGAGACATTCTTCTATACAAAAATTAATGTAAGTGTTTCCATAGCTACATCACATGGGCAAAATAATATCTTCATCtaatatatagaaataatAGCAAGCATCATTCCTAATGCCTCAATAGATACTTGATTCATTTGAAGAATATAAAGAACTAGCTAAATTATCAGCCTATACAACCTGCAAAAGATATGGATGATAAAAAGCCTAAATAATCGTCATTATATTCTCTCATAACAATAATAAAGTCATGAATCCTCAGGAATCTCTTTTGTTTCTTTAATTCTAGTTGTAGTATATGGTGTTATTATATAAGGGAACATTCTAATTagcaaataaaaagaattccATACAAGAAATTAGGAAGACAAATATACAATAATTGAATAATCAATACCCCTTTCCATAATTTTGCTAATGCTAACAATAATTTATTAGAATTCAATACATTTCACAGTGGCCCAACTAACCCCAAATCAAATccctttatatttttcttctttttgtttttcacatCACAACCTACAATCAATTACATAACAAGAATTTGAAGATGGTGATAAAAAAGAAACGAAGCAAGAAATAGCACATTGCCATAACAAATTAAGGCTAATAATGAGTGGTTCTTGTACAATGAGAATAGATCGAATGACGAGGAAAGTGAATTATAGAAATGGAATAAGAATCATAACAAAGAACccaaatttcaaaagaaatcgAGTTGGAGCCGTGCCCGATGACAAATTGGAGTGAGAGACAAGGAGTTGTCGACAAAGCCAAAGGCAATGGAGGCATCGTGGAGATGGATGAGTAATTGGGAAAATGTGATTTGAGAGGTAGAAGATGAGAAAACGTGAGATGGGGCGAGGGGTATATTTGGGAAAAAGATGACTTTTTACTTTACAATGGTGGGACTCAACTTGGTAATTGAAGAATACCACGTGTGAGAATTGGAAAAATTTTCCCTTGACCCACGGGTTTGTTTTACGCATGGAAACTCGTGAAGACATTTTCctgaaaaaaaacttttctaCAAAACATTGTATTTTAAGGATCGTTTGGTTCTCGGATTGTTAGATCgcttgaaaattaaaatgtcaGGATTACCAGGAAAATTgacatatttataattttatttggaaTATAGGTcgtatttgaaaattgttgtgtttggaaaatatattaaattactaTGAATATggataataatataatattacagTGTTTAGTATGTAAAATAAATTGATGGGATAGGAATGTAAATTTACAATAATATCCTTGCTtgctaataaaaattaattactacACAATATGTTGGTGATGTACATTGGAGATGGATTGGACACAAAACATAACCGAATTCAGAGATGCTGTCGGTGAAGAACTTCGAACAATTCGGAGCATGATGATAAGGAAGACGAACTACGACGATAAACGTAAGGCTCGAGGCATGGAGGGAGTTCTTCCATAGTGAATATTTTTGAAGAAGGAAATAATCATTTATACTCTACTCCACCGATTGACTATCAATGGATTATATACAGTTTTTTACCAGTGTCATTGTATAGTCAACTGTCCGCAGTATTACAATCAACCGCTCATGGTGTcaatttaattcattttcaCCGAAATCTCAATTTCGTACTTCTGCGGGGAACTCCGTTTGTTAgttattaaaaataacaaCATCGGCATTCCAACTATTTCGCGTGTCCAACAAACGAAAATAGGAAATGTGTATTGAGTCTTTGACTTATTAATTAAGGATGAATTCCTTCATATCCGATATAATAATACCAAACAACAAATGTTTATACTATTTGGAAGActattaaaaggaaaaaaaaaaaaagaaagaaaagaaaaggcctGCTAACTCCTAAAGTTCATAATAAAATCAACCAAGTCAAGGGCTACCGAGTACAAACCAAACTCCAACCAAAAGAGTGGCACAAGTAACCCATTCACGTGCGAAGTCGACTTGTAAACTGCAGTTTGGAAAGCGAAGGTGCACGAGCTTTTGAATTTTAAGTGGATGCTACGCGGGACTCGAGTTTGACTCGATCAGCACCTCTGCGGAGGTTCTTCCGACCTTGCAGCAAATGGGCAATGGTTCTTTCTCTCTAATTCATGGACGGTCCCGTTGCTTATCaagattgagaaaatattcaatgagtAATATTCATTTACTTTTGATGAGTAAAAACTAATCAAAATGCTTATAAGTAAGAATCTGTGGACTCATTATGGGCcaatttttcactttcaatCATTTTTATTAGGTATTACACATCCAAGTGTATAAGTAACACTCACCTAATATTTGCTCATTAAGATTGCTTATTCAATACCATTTGGGGCCCCACCACatgatcattttctttttctattacaAAGACGAGAGCGTACGCTGTTACGCTACGCTCTCTTTGATCAGATTGGTCATTTTCTTCATCATATTTGAGAACTCACTTCTATTTATGTGCTTACCATTGCCATTCTTGAAAGCTAAGAATCATTCATTAATCACAAATCATTAGAAATTCATATTCAAGAAAAAAGAGTACTCCCTTGTCTCCAGCCAATCGATCAATCAGGAGAAACCAAGAGTGACCATTGTTCCGACCTACCCTTTCCCCTTATACTAAGGAATCTCGATACGTTTCATAGTTTCGAATGAATTATGATTACGTGCATACCTCTTCAGTCGCATACAACCATTTGGTTCACTCATCAGGGCGCGTGACCCACTAAATCGAATGCAACCCTTCTTTTTCCATAGCTTTGTCCCTCTTTAGATCCAAAATGAGCAATTAAACTTGGAGAACTACCCCCACTAGGCTATAGTGTGTCAGAAGCAACAACATTtagtcccccccccccccaaaagaaaaaacaaaaaaagtctGAATTAATAATCAGAAATGCCAAGAAGACCAGCACTTTTTGGATCTGTAAGACTATTTGATAGAGATATAATGCCCACATGGAAAAGCTGCTTTCTTACATGGCTTAAGATTGAAATGTTCATCATGAGGGCCAAGCCGACTCATGAGTAAGCTGATAATATCTCATATGGTTCTTCTTTTTAGCCAACTATTCCATGAGCTGTGGAGATCCCAAGGAACAACAGAAACAACCTAGTAAGTCCAAACCTTGTAGACATTGTTAACAACTCCAAATCCTTTTCCCCAAGCAAACACTTTCTTGTCTGGTTTTACTCGGTCTCTTGCCCCTTCTCCTCCCCCATATCACCAACCCTCCCTAATCCCCCTCTAACCCAACAAACAAGCTTATAATTGCACaacaaggaaaagaaaacttCATCATTCTCTTCATACCTCTTCTTCTGCTTCCATGGAAGAATCAGGAATAGTTCCAATGGCTGTTCCAATGGAGGGAGTGAAAGCTGGCAGAGTCCTGAGGAAGTCAATCCATGTCTTCCTCCAGCACTATCACTACTTCACCATGACTTCTGCTCTGATTGCATTCCCTTTCTCAGTCTCCTTCCTCCTTTCTCAGGACTTTGTCCTCTCTTCTCCATCATCTTCCCTCCTCTCTTCACTATACGCCGGATTCAGCTCCCTCTTTCGAGCTGCGAACTTCCCTCTTTCGGGTTTCTCCGGGTTCTTCTCCACTGCCAACCTCAAGCTCTCTCAGACGctctcctcctccctcctcaCCCTCCCCTTCACCCTCACCTTCCTCCTCTTCACAAAGGCCTCGATCGTCCAGTCCCTCGGGGGAGCGGGAGCTTCTCTCGCCTCGACTTACTTCCCGATCCTTCAGACATACGTATGCACCTGGGTCGTTCTTCTCTCGGCTAATGCTACGGCATTTTTCCTCATGTTCTTCGCCTTCAGCATCCTCGAGAGCATCTCGTCTTCTCAGCACACCCTTTTCATTTCGGCTGCGGCTTCAGCAGTTCTTTATTCGGTTATCCTTGCGAACGCCATCGTGGTCTGCAACCTGGGGCTGATCTTATCGGGAGTAGAGAGGATCTGCGGGTCGCTCGCTATTGTCAAAGCCTTCGTTATGATCAGAGGAAGGGCCTCGACTGCTCTTTCATTGGCAGTGCCTTTAAATATTGCTCTTGCAGCAACTGAAGCCCTGTTCCAGTTCCGAGTTACGAGGAACTTCCACAGGATGGGGACCCCGAGCTTTCCGATGTTCGTGGAAGGGTTGTTCATTGCTTACTTGTACTCGGTCCTCATTGTACTCGAAACCATTGTGAACCTGATGTTCTTCAAGAGCTGCAGAGTTGAAGACTCTCTCGCAGAGTTGGAAGAAGGACACCACCATTGGCAGATCCAAATACCAGACGGAGGATTCGACTTCCCCAACTCTCTGAATAGCTACAAACAAGCAAACGATCAGTCACGCCCGTGATTGACAAATTGGGGTCATCATTTTCCCTGTaaatctcttcttcatcccCATCCGGAAATCTGCAGAAGATACAATGGAGGAGAAAGGAATGGGACCGAAGCATAGGAACATTCTTGCTGTTTGCTCAAGGGGAAATCAAGAAAACAAAGGACAGGACATGTACAATCATACAAAAGACAGTTGGAGTAAGAATCAAGGACCacagcattttttttttcttttttctatttggaTAATGATAATGAGACGGGATTCGTCGGATTAATCCCCACGGCCAGGCCAGATGAACAAAACTTCgtcttttttcttaatatactTCTCCAAGAAAGTTTGTTCTGTTTTCCCGTCAGTTGGGGGCCATTTTCTTAGCAGATGTAACATGTTTTAATGTTGAAATGAACCTTGTTCCCAGTTTCACTTTCGCAGTTAGAGCAGTATCCTTTTTGAAGAATGGAACGCCAGATGTTTTTCTTCTTAGTATGGCATCGGGATCATGGATTCCTGCAAAGCAAATTCGTTGCTTTTCCGAAAACAATTCAAGCTCAGTTGTTGGATTCTTCTCGTAATTCAATTGTTAGCGCGAAGAGTTGTTCGAGCAACAGAGTACATCTAGAAAGACCACTCACATGGCATCACAAAATGATCCTTTAAAATTTCCATCAAGAATAGAGATACAATGAATTGATCGGAAACAATGAGCAGATTTTCTCTACTGCCACCCTCTATATAGCTTTATCTTACACTTACGCCCTAAACAAGGGACCCGTTCCCTAATCCATCTACCCTAACCTGACCATCTATACACCTAACTTCACGGGTCCCGCTCAAAAATATCGGACAAACATAGGAAAAACTGGGGCTACAGCCCGACTTATGTTacatggaaaaaaagaattggatCCTAAATGAGTAGGTAAGTTAGTTGGAGCTTTGTACAGTGTCATGATACAGCTGGGCCTTCGCGCTTTGCAGATCCCCGGGcgtcccaaaaaaaaaactaatccCCGAGCGGACCGCAGCAGCAGAAGCTCTTTCGTGTGGGATCGCGGAAATCCATCAGAAACATTCAATCACGAAAGGGCAAAAATGCCATTCTAGATGGCAGTAAGTTTCCAAACAACCCCGTCAGTCTCCTTCCAAAGCTTATTCCTGGTTATCCATTACCTTCTCCCATCGAGATTCCAAGCAATCCAGTCGGCAAGCTTTAGCATCTGGCCCATCTAAACCGTGGCAAGGTTGGCACTCATTAACCCAACTGCTGGggcaattttttctttttccttccgAAAAGCCTTTCACGGCTGCCGATCTGCACAGCCGAACACTGCTCTCAGGCAAGAGCTCAGCTTTTAAAGACAGACGTGGGCAATTAATTCATCCATCTTTTAGCTATCAGCGTTCTTCTTTGTGAGGTTGACGCCCTTTGCCTTCTCCATCTCTGCTTCCTTCTcagccttcttcttctctagTTCAGCCTGCTTACAGTTCTCTTCGTGTGATTTCCGGAAAAGCCGAACAAAGTTTAGAAGGGTCGCTGTAACTGGTAGATCAGGCAGCAGAAAGAAACACAATTAAATACATgatgaaaattaagaaaacatAAAACTAAAACTATAAAAGCACTTacccaaagaagaagaagaaaagaactATTAACTATAATAGTTTGGGACTCACCTTGCTCAAAGGGGCACCTTACAGGATCTTCATTGAAGTATAGAGCAAGGGCGTCGGCATTTCTACCCTGCCATCATACAAACGGGGTTTTAGGGCATCACTATGAGAATTTGCGAGGACCATGTCGTATAAGCAATATTTTAAGGTATTCTGGTAAATTACCACAACTTGATATAGATTTGTCAGGGACGCCACCTCTGCCTCAGCAACTCCGATGAATTCCTTTAAAGTCTAAACACGACTTAAAAGAAACAGATTTCAATAAAGAGAAGAAATGGAAGCAAGAAAGATAtgattaaaagtaaaattgctaccaaattcaaattaagaagAGTTATGGACCTTTCGAAAAACGTCCGATACAGGGCCATCATTTTCAGAGGCTGCCAGTTCCTGCTTAACCTTCTCTAAACCCTTAATAATAGCTTGCATTTCTTCTGCGAGCGATTTCAATTGAATCTGCAAGACATCAAAGTTCCACAGTTTTTAATATAGCTGCATTACCCAGCAGGAGAGCTCGAAGAGATTAAGATTAGGAACCTTTGATGCGACTTCCAAACTAACAAGATCCTTGTAAAAATCGAGGAGCTCAGGGGAGTGATCAGCAAGTTTCTGAGAC
Above is a window of Punica granatum isolate Tunisia-2019 chromosome 7, ASM765513v2, whole genome shotgun sequence DNA encoding:
- the LOC116213605 gene encoding uncharacterized protein LOC116213605: MEESGIVPMAVPMEGVKAGRVLRKSIHVFLQHYHYFTMTSALIAFPFSVSFLLSQDFVLSSPSSSLLSSLYAGFSSLFRAANFPLSGFSGFFSTANLKLSQTLSSSLLTLPFTLTFLLFTKASIVQSLGGAGASLASTYFPILQTYVCTWVVLLSANATAFFLMFFAFSILESISSSQHTLFISAAASAVLYSVILANAIVVCNLGLILSGVERICGSLAIVKAFVMIRGRASTALSLAVPLNIALAATEALFQFRVTRNFHRMGTPSFPMFVEGLFIAYLYSVLIVLETIVNLMFFKSCRVEDSLAELEEGHHHWQIQIPDGGFDFPNSLNSYKQANDQSRP